A single genomic interval of Romboutsia ilealis harbors:
- the dinB gene encoding DNA polymerase IV, translating into MEEIRKIIHIDMDAFYASIEQRDNKKLKGKPVIVGGDPHSRGVVATCSYEARKYGIHSAMPSSVAYKRCPYAYFIWPRFDVYKKVSRQIRDIFYRYTDLVEPISLDEAYLDVTNNKKGIKYATQVAKMIKDDILRETGLTSSAGVSYNKFLAKIASDYNKPNGLKVITPEDKQEFLDTLPINKFHGIGNVTERKLRNLGVNNGYDLRQLSINQLESIFKNRGYVFYQLARGVDDRKVEPYRERKSVGSETTLSSNLDMNDEEVLDILSEICEDVSNRLKHSNKVGKTITLKVKYDDFTKITRSISLEHPIYKAEDIRTSVYNLVKNLESNKGKIRLLGVTVSNLLENEKNLTHITIFEYLDYIKESTKQ; encoded by the coding sequence ATGGAAGAAATCCGAAAGATAATTCATATAGATATGGATGCTTTTTATGCATCTATAGAACAAAGAGACAATAAAAAACTTAAGGGTAAACCTGTAATAGTTGGAGGCGATCCTCATAGTAGAGGAGTAGTAGCAACATGTTCATATGAGGCTAGAAAGTATGGAATTCATTCTGCTATGCCATCTAGTGTAGCGTATAAGAGATGTCCTTATGCATATTTTATATGGCCTAGATTCGATGTATATAAAAAAGTATCACGACAAATAAGAGATATTTTTTATAGATATACAGATTTGGTTGAGCCAATATCCCTAGATGAAGCATATTTAGATGTTACCAATAATAAAAAAGGAATAAAGTATGCAACTCAAGTGGCTAAAATGATAAAGGACGACATATTAAGAGAAACAGGATTAACATCATCAGCAGGAGTTTCATACAATAAATTTTTAGCTAAAATAGCATCAGACTATAATAAACCGAATGGATTAAAGGTAATAACTCCTGAAGATAAGCAAGAATTCTTAGATACATTACCTATAAATAAATTTCATGGGATAGGTAATGTCACAGAACGAAAGCTTCGTAATCTAGGAGTGAACAATGGTTATGATTTAAGACAGCTAAGTATTAATCAATTGGAAAGTATATTTAAAAATAGAGGATATGTGTTTTATCAGTTAGCTAGAGGGGTTGATGATAGGAAAGTTGAGCCTTATAGGGAACGAAAATCAGTTGGATCTGAAACTACATTAAGTAGCAACTTAGATATGAATGATGAGGAAGTTTTAGATATACTTAGTGAGATTTGTGAAGATGTATCTAATAGATTGAAACATTCAAATAAAGTGGGAAAAACAATAACTTTAAAAGTAAAATACGATGATTTCACAAAGATAACTAGAAGTATTAGCTTAGAACATCCTATTTATAAAGCTGAAGATATTAGAACTAGTGTGTATAATCTAGTTAAGAATCTTGAAAGTAATAAAGGAAAAATAAGACTTCTAGGAGTTACAGTATCAAATTTATTAGAGAATGAAAAGAATCTCACACATATAACTATATTTGAATATCTTGATTATATAAAAGAGTCCACAAAGCAATAA
- a CDS encoding MATE family efflux transporter: MSNSTTDLGKESIGRLLLKLATPSIIAQLVNVLYNIVDRIFIGRMQNGEVAMAGIGVAFPIVLLVSAFAAFVGMGGAPLAAIKMGEKDNDEAEKIMTNSFSSLLIIAAILTVIFMVFKEPILWKFGASESTIEYATNYLGIYLIGTVFVQIALGMNPFVNTQGFAKIGMMTVTIGAIINIILDPILIFGFNMGVKGAAVATIVAQAVSAMWVLRFLTGKKTILKLRKKYLKIDTKTIKPVFALGVAPFIMQSTESLVLVSLNSQLQKYGGDLAVGAMTIMSSIMQMILLPANGLTQGAQPIISYNYGAKNIDRVKKTFKYTVLVTLSYTFFMCLILMVAPEMVVKVFNNDPLLLEITSWSIKIYFAGIFIFGIQAACQSTFLALGQAKISLFLALLRKVILLVPLIFILPIIMEEKLLAVLLAEPVADIIAVLITAICFIVFYKKTLNVMYKNENKLVENETPSIN; encoded by the coding sequence ATGTCAAATTCAACTACGGATTTGGGTAAAGAGAGTATAGGTAGGCTTTTACTAAAATTAGCAACACCATCAATAATAGCTCAATTAGTAAATGTTTTATATAATATAGTTGATAGAATATTTATAGGTAGAATGCAAAATGGTGAGGTTGCGATGGCGGGTATCGGAGTAGCATTTCCAATAGTTCTTTTAGTATCTGCATTTGCTGCATTCGTTGGAATGGGAGGGGCCCCACTTGCAGCAATAAAAATGGGGGAAAAAGATAATGATGAAGCAGAAAAAATAATGACTAATAGTTTTTCTTCATTATTGATTATAGCAGCAATATTAACTGTTATATTTATGGTTTTTAAGGAACCTATATTATGGAAGTTTGGAGCAAGTGAAAGTACTATAGAATATGCTACGAATTATTTAGGTATATATCTTATAGGAACTGTATTTGTGCAAATAGCGCTAGGTATGAATCCATTTGTAAATACACAAGGATTTGCAAAAATAGGAATGATGACTGTTACTATAGGAGCAATAATAAATATAATTCTTGATCCTATACTTATATTTGGATTTAATATGGGAGTTAAAGGTGCTGCTGTTGCAACTATAGTAGCTCAAGCTGTATCAGCTATGTGGGTATTAAGATTTTTAACTGGTAAAAAAACAATACTTAAGCTAAGAAAAAAATATCTAAAAATAGATACAAAAACTATAAAACCAGTTTTTGCATTAGGGGTAGCACCTTTTATAATGCAAAGTACTGAAAGTTTAGTTTTAGTCTCATTAAATAGTCAACTACAAAAATATGGTGGAGATTTAGCTGTAGGAGCTATGACTATAATGAGTAGTATAATGCAAATGATATTACTTCCAGCTAATGGATTAACTCAAGGTGCACAGCCAATAATTAGTTATAATTATGGAGCAAAAAATATAGATAGGGTAAAAAAGACCTTTAAATATACAGTACTTGTAACTTTATCATATACATTTTTTATGTGTTTAATATTGATGGTGGCGCCTGAAATGGTAGTAAAGGTATTTAATAATGATCCATTATTACTAGAAATAACGTCATGGTCAATAAAAATTTATTTTGCAGGAATTTTTATTTTTGGAATACAAGCGGCATGTCAAAGCACCTTCTTGGCACTAGGTCAAGCAAAAATATCTTTATTTTTAGCATTACTTAGAAAAGTAATATTATTAGTACCACTAATATTTATATTACCAATTATAATGGAAGAGAAATTATTGGCTGTACTTTTAGCTGAACCAGTTGCAGATATTATAGCAGTATTAATTACTGCTATATGCTTTATTGTATTTTATAAGAAAACATTAAATGTAATGTATAAAAATGAAAATAAACTTGTTGAAAATGAAACGCCAAGTATAAATTAG
- a CDS encoding phosphatase, whose protein sequence is MKALIDLHTHTLVSGHAYSTIKENVEAARLAGLKYIGLSEHAPDMPSSPHAYYFQNVHVIPKEINGVRVIQGIEANILDYDGNIDVTPDMVVHMNYMLVSLHPPCITAGTKEENTNAVIKAMDHEKVKIVAHLDDSRYPVDYEKVVKAAKEKNIVFEVNNSSLKPNTFREGAWENVKELLKYCKEYDVSVIMGSDAHICYDVGNFEYAEKIITDNDFPKELVLNYDEDKILEFLNIK, encoded by the coding sequence ATGAAAGCTTTAATTGATTTACATACGCATACGCTTGTAAGTGGACATGCATACAGCACTATTAAAGAAAATGTAGAAGCTGCAAGATTAGCAGGACTTAAATATATAGGTTTATCTGAACATGCTCCTGATATGCCGTCATCTCCTCATGCTTATTATTTCCAAAATGTTCATGTTATACCTAAGGAAATTAACGGAGTAAGGGTTATTCAAGGAATTGAAGCAAATATATTAGATTATGATGGGAATATAGATGTAACACCTGATATGGTGGTTCATATGAACTATATGTTAGTTAGTTTACATCCACCATGTATTACAGCAGGAACTAAAGAAGAAAATACAAATGCTGTAATAAAAGCTATGGATCATGAAAAAGTAAAAATAGTAGCACATTTAGATGATAGTAGATATCCAGTAGATTATGAAAAAGTAGTAAAAGCAGCTAAGGAAAAAAATATTGTATTTGAAGTTAATAATTCATCTTTAAAGCCAAATACTTTTAGAGAAGGTGCTTGGGAAAATGTTAAAGAATTGCTTAAGTACTGTAAAGAGTATGATGTTAGCGTAATAATGGGTAGTGATGCACACATATGTTATGATGTAGGCAACTTTGAATATGCAGAAAAAATAATAACAGATAATGATTTTCCTAAAGAATTAGTTTTAAATTATGATGAAGATAAAATATTAGAATTTTTAAATATAAAATAA
- the sfsA gene encoding DNA/RNA nuclease SfsA gives MKYNNIVKGKFLERPNRFISYCEIDNNIEKVHVKNTGKCKELLIPNSVVYLEESDNPNRKTKYSLISVQKNDRLINMDSQVPNKVVYEGLKNNKIVLPELDEEIIYIKPEKTYENSRFDIYLETENKKAFIEVKGVTLEDNDIVMFPDAKTERGVKHINELIKASNDGYLSYIIFVVQMSDIKYFTPNDKMHKELGDALRIAKKNGVNILAYDCNVTTDTIEIKDEVKVVL, from the coding sequence ATGAAATATAATAACATTGTTAAAGGAAAATTTTTAGAAAGGCCAAATAGATTTATATCTTATTGTGAAATAGATAATAATATAGAAAAAGTACATGTTAAAAACACCGGAAAATGCAAAGAGTTATTAATACCTAATAGCGTAGTGTATCTAGAAGAAAGTGATAATCCAAATAGAAAGACAAAATACTCTTTAATATCTGTTCAAAAGAATGACAGATTGATAAATATGGATTCGCAAGTACCAAATAAAGTTGTATATGAAGGGTTAAAAAACAATAAAATAGTACTGCCAGAACTTGATGAGGAAATTATATATATAAAACCAGAAAAAACGTATGAAAATTCTAGATTTGATATATATCTAGAAACTGAGAATAAGAAAGCTTTTATAGAAGTAAAGGGTGTTACTCTAGAAGATAACGATATAGTAATGTTTCCTGATGCAAAAACTGAAAGAGGCGTAAAGCATATTAATGAACTAATTAAAGCTTCAAATGATGGATACTTATCATATATAATTTTTGTGGTACAAATGAGTGATATTAAATATTTTACACCGAATGATAAAATGCACAAAGAGCTAGGAGATGCGCTTAGAATTGCTAAAAAAAATGGAGTAAATATATTAGCTTATGATTGTAATGTAACTACTGATACTATAGAAATTAAAGATGAAGTTAAAGTGGTATTATAA
- a CDS encoding ribonuclease J, with product MIKESLKIIPLGGLGEIGKNITAIEYKDEIIVIDCGISFPDEDMYGIDLVIPDIKYLLDNKNKVKGLFLTHGHEDHIGAIPYILKQINIPVYGTKLTIGLVKNKLKEHNMLSKSNLNPIRPGELIKLDELAIEFIRVTHSIAESCALAIHTPIGTVLHTGDFKIDYTPIDGKVMDLNRIAQLGQEGVLLLMADSTNVERAGHSLSEKIIGETLNRIISNAKGRVIVATFASNIHRMQQIADASMIYDRKIVFSGRSMENISNVAMDLGYLHIPEESIIGIEDLNRYPSDKITIITTGSQGEPMAGLSRIAYGSHRHISIEQDDLFIISASPIPGNDKLVSRVINQLYRKGVEVIYEDLEEIHVSGHAYKEELKLIHTLVKPKYFMPVHGEYRHLKHHSDLALKLGMDKSNVFTLETGQVLEISQDKAIATEKVHTGVVFVDGIGVGDVGNIVLRDRRDLARDGMVTIVVAINKETYSIVSGPDIITRGFIYARESENLINKIKDVAKEEIEICLGNNILEWQVLKGRVRKSVEQLLYHKTKRRPSVFPIIMDI from the coding sequence ATGATAAAAGAAAGTTTAAAGATAATACCATTAGGAGGACTTGGAGAAATCGGTAAGAATATAACTGCTATAGAATATAAAGATGAAATAATAGTGATTGATTGTGGTATATCTTTTCCAGATGAAGATATGTATGGGATAGACTTAGTAATACCAGATATAAAATATTTACTTGATAATAAAAATAAAGTAAAAGGTTTGTTTTTAACGCATGGTCATGAAGATCACATAGGAGCAATTCCTTATATATTAAAACAAATAAATATACCTGTATATGGGACTAAACTTACAATAGGATTAGTTAAAAACAAATTAAAAGAGCATAATATGCTATCTAAATCTAATTTGAATCCGATAAGACCCGGTGAATTAATTAAATTAGATGAACTAGCTATAGAATTTATAAGAGTGACTCATAGTATAGCAGAATCATGTGCTTTAGCTATACATACTCCTATAGGTACAGTTTTACATACAGGTGATTTTAAAATAGATTATACTCCAATAGATGGAAAGGTTATGGATTTAAATAGAATAGCACAGCTTGGGCAAGAAGGAGTTTTACTTTTGATGGCAGATAGTACTAACGTAGAAAGAGCAGGGCATTCTTTATCTGAAAAAATTATAGGAGAAACTCTAAATAGAATAATATCTAACGCAAAAGGTAGAGTTATTGTAGCTACATTTGCATCAAATATACATAGAATGCAACAAATAGCAGATGCATCTATGATATATGATAGAAAAATAGTTTTTAGTGGAAGAAGCATGGAAAATATATCAAATGTTGCTATGGACCTTGGGTATTTACATATACCAGAAGAAAGTATTATAGGTATTGAAGATTTAAATAGATATCCAAGTGATAAGATCACAATAATAACTACTGGTAGTCAGGGAGAGCCAATGGCAGGGTTATCTAGAATTGCTTATGGGTCACATAGACATATATCTATAGAACAAGATGATTTATTTATAATATCTGCATCACCGATACCAGGAAATGATAAGTTAGTATCTAGAGTAATAAATCAACTATATAGAAAAGGTGTGGAAGTAATATATGAAGATTTAGAAGAAATACATGTATCAGGACATGCATATAAAGAAGAATTGAAGTTAATTCATACACTAGTAAAGCCTAAATACTTTATGCCTGTACATGGGGAGTATAGACATCTAAAACATCATAGTGATTTAGCTTTAAAATTAGGAATGGATAAATCAAATGTATTTACATTAGAAACTGGTCAAGTTTTAGAAATTTCTCAGGATAAAGCTATAGCAACTGAAAAAGTGCACACAGGCGTTGTATTTGTAGATGGAATAGGTGTTGGAGATGTAGGTAATATAGTTTTAAGAGATAGAAGAGACTTAGCTAGAGATGGTATGGTTACAATAGTTGTTGCTATAAATAAGGAAACATACAGTATAGTATCAGGGCCAGATATTATAACAAGAGGTTTTATATATGCAAGGGAATCTGAAAATCTTATAAATAAGATAAAAGATGTAGCAAAAGAAGAGATAGAAATTTGCTTAGGGAATAATATATTAGAATGGCAAGTTTTAAAAGGTAGAGTTAGAAAGTCTGTAGAGCAACTACTTTATCATAAAACAAAAAGAAGACCAAGTGTGTTTCCTATAATTATGGATATTTAA
- a CDS encoding DUF1846 domain-containing protein gives MKIGFDHKKYLEEQSKYILERVNNFDKLYLEFGGKLIGDLHAKRVLPGFDENAKIKVLQHIKEKVEVVICVYAGDIERNKIRGDFGITYDMEVLRLIDDLRSYELDVNSVVITRYEGQPATTVFINKLERRGIKVYKHAPTKGYPTDVDTIVSDEGYGANPYIETTKPIVVVTAPGPNSGKLGTCLSQLYHENKRGNAVGYSKFETFPVWNVPLKHPLNIAYEAATVDLKDVNMIDSFHLEKYGEMAVNYNRDLELFPVLKKIIEKITGKESIYQSPTDMGVNRVGYGIIDDEVVAEASRQEIIRRYFKTACEYKKGQVDKGAYERIKMIMEELNLKPEDRTVVIPARDYSNKLKENADKNDACPVVAIELTDGRVITGKGSDLMNSTAAVTLNAIKTLANIDDELHLISPAILEPIVNLKTKTLGSRNPKLSCEEILTALSICAVTNPTAQVVLDKLPLLKGAQAHSTTILSKNDEQTFRELGIDVTSDPEYPSQNLYYAN, from the coding sequence ATGAAGATAGGATTCGATCATAAAAAATATCTAGAAGAGCAGTCAAAGTATATATTAGAGAGAGTTAACAACTTTGATAAGCTTTATTTAGAGTTTGGTGGTAAACTAATTGGAGATTTACATGCAAAGAGAGTTTTACCAGGATTCGATGAAAATGCAAAAATAAAAGTTTTGCAACATATAAAAGAAAAGGTAGAAGTTGTAATCTGTGTTTATGCAGGAGATATCGAAAGAAATAAAATAAGAGGTGATTTCGGTATTACTTACGACATGGAAGTTTTAAGATTAATTGACGATTTAAGAAGTTATGAATTAGATGTAAACAGTGTTGTAATAACAAGATACGAAGGACAACCTGCTACAACAGTTTTTATAAATAAATTAGAACGTAGAGGTATAAAGGTATACAAACATGCTCCAACAAAAGGTTACCCAACAGATGTTGATACAATAGTAAGTGATGAAGGATATGGAGCAAATCCATATATAGAAACTACTAAGCCTATAGTTGTTGTAACAGCTCCAGGACCAAATAGTGGGAAATTAGGAACTTGTTTAAGTCAGTTATACCATGAAAATAAAAGAGGTAATGCTGTTGGATATTCTAAATTTGAAACATTCCCAGTGTGGAACGTACCTTTAAAGCATCCTTTAAATATAGCTTATGAAGCGGCAACAGTTGATTTAAAAGATGTAAATATGATAGATTCATTCCATCTTGAAAAGTATGGAGAGATGGCAGTTAACTATAACAGAGATTTAGAATTATTCCCAGTTCTTAAAAAAATAATAGAAAAGATAACTGGAAAAGAGTCTATATATCAATCACCAACAGATATGGGTGTTAATAGAGTAGGATATGGTATTATAGATGATGAAGTTGTGGCTGAAGCATCAAGACAAGAAATAATAAGAAGATACTTTAAAACAGCTTGTGAATATAAAAAAGGACAAGTTGATAAAGGAGCTTATGAAAGAATAAAGATGATAATGGAAGAGCTTAACTTAAAGCCTGAAGATAGAACGGTAGTTATTCCTGCTAGGGATTACAGCAATAAGTTAAAAGAAAATGCTGATAAAAATGATGCATGCCCAGTGGTAGCGATAGAATTAACTGATGGAAGGGTAATTACAGGCAAAGGGTCTGATTTAATGAACTCAACAGCAGCAGTAACGTTAAATGCTATAAAAACTTTAGCTAATATAGATGATGAATTACACCTAATATCTCCAGCTATATTAGAACCAATTGTAAATTTAAAAACTAAAACATTAGGAAGTAGAAATCCAAAGTTAAGTTGTGAAGAAATATTGACTGCGCTTAGTATATGTGCTGTTACAAATCCAACAGCTCAAGTTGTACTTGACAAATTACCTTTATTAAAAGGAGCTCAAGCACACTCAACTACTATATTAAGTAAGAATGATGAGCAAACATTTAGAGAACTTGGAATAGATGTTACAAGTGATCCTGAATATCCATCACAAAATCTTTATTACGCTAATTAA
- a CDS encoding 30S ribosomal protein S1 gives MTNNLTMQELLEQQEQEFNQVKAGQIITGKISKISNDEVVVELNYGFDGVIKNEELNLPKGKYASDVYNVGDEITAVITRVYQKDGIINLSKLQLDEKADYSDLEKAFNEHRILTVQVEKAIERGVFAKHNTQTLFIPISQLDTKFVEKTENYVGKNLEVYIKELDAKKNRIVATHREVLQERLDKEREERRARIKAEKEAERARIKAEKEAHIAKVKAEKEELFNSLEVGQKREGKVSKLMPYGAFVDIGGIEGLLHLNNLSWEKVESVEDMLSEGQEVQVYVLDIDKENKKFALALKDINNDPWELIKQDVQLDDIVSGEVVRIIEKGAIVKIREGVDAFLPISELSEERVIKVSSVVNIGDTINAMVIDFKPKNRRMVLSIKEANREPEEDYSEYLETEDSLGSLGELFKDKFKNLQK, from the coding sequence ATGACAAATAATTTAACTATGCAAGAATTATTAGAACAGCAAGAACAAGAATTTAATCAAGTTAAGGCTGGTCAAATTATAACAGGTAAAATATCTAAAATATCTAACGATGAAGTTGTTGTAGAATTAAACTACGGATTTGATGGAGTAATAAAAAATGAAGAATTAAATTTACCTAAAGGTAAGTATGCTAGCGACGTATACAATGTAGGAGATGAAATAACTGCTGTTATAACTAGAGTTTATCAAAAAGATGGAATAATAAATTTATCAAAATTGCAGTTAGATGAAAAAGCAGATTACTCAGATTTAGAAAAAGCTTTCAATGAACATAGAATATTAACTGTTCAAGTAGAAAAAGCTATAGAAAGAGGAGTTTTTGCTAAACATAACACACAAACTTTATTTATACCTATATCTCAATTAGATACTAAATTTGTTGAAAAAACAGAAAATTATGTAGGTAAAAATTTAGAAGTATACATAAAAGAATTAGATGCTAAGAAAAATAGAATAGTTGCAACACACAGAGAAGTATTACAAGAACGTTTAGATAAAGAAAGAGAAGAAAGAAGAGCTAGAATAAAAGCGGAAAAAGAGGCTGAAAGAGCTAGAATAAAGGCAGAGAAAGAAGCTCATATAGCAAAAGTAAAAGCAGAAAAAGAAGAGTTATTTAATTCTTTAGAAGTTGGTCAAAAAAGAGAAGGTAAAGTTAGCAAATTAATGCCTTACGGAGCTTTTGTTGATATCGGAGGTATAGAAGGATTACTTCACTTAAATAACTTATCTTGGGAAAAAGTAGAATCGGTAGAAGATATGTTATCAGAGGGTCAAGAGGTACAAGTTTATGTTCTTGATATAGATAAAGAAAATAAAAAGTTTGCATTAGCTTTAAAAGATATAAATAATGATCCATGGGAATTAATAAAACAAGATGTTCAATTAGATGATATTGTAAGTGGTGAAGTTGTTAGAATAATAGAAAAAGGTGCAATAGTTAAAATAAGAGAAGGTGTAGATGCATTCTTACCTATATCTGAATTAAGTGAAGAAAGAGTTATAAAAGTTAGTAGTGTAGTTAATATAGGTGATACAATTAACGCTATGGTAATAGATTTTAAACCTAAAAATAGAAGAATGGTTTTATCTATAAAAGAAGCAAATAGAGAGCCTGAAGAAGATTATTCTGAATACCTAGAAACAGAAGACTCATTAGGTAGTTTAGGAGAATTATTTAAAGATAAGTTTAAAAATTTACAAAAATAA
- a CDS encoding YaiI/YqxD family protein, with amino-acid sequence MKILIDADGCPVVDIAINLGKKYNIKTVIMCDTSHIINKVGVETVILSKGSDSVDFALVNKMSKDDIIITQDYGLAAMVLSKGGYPINQNGLIYSNENIDQLLFTRHLSKKIRNSGQRTKGPKKRTKDDDTKFKEGLIYLIEKIIY; translated from the coding sequence ATGAAAATATTAATAGATGCAGATGGATGTCCAGTAGTAGATATAGCAATAAACTTAGGGAAAAAATATAATATTAAGACTGTAATAATGTGTGATACATCTCATATAATTAATAAAGTAGGAGTAGAAACAGTAATATTATCAAAGGGCTCTGATTCTGTTGATTTTGCATTAGTTAATAAAATGAGTAAAGATGATATTATAATAACTCAAGATTATGGGCTTGCAGCGATGGTATTATCTAAAGGTGGTTATCCTATAAATCAAAATGGATTGATATATTCTAATGAAAATATAGATCAATTATTATTTACAAGACACTTATCTAAAAAAATAAGAAACTCAGGGCAAAGAACAAAAGGCCCAAAAAAAAGAACGAAAGATGATGATACCAAATTTAAAGAGGGTCTTATATATTTAATTGAGAAGATAATATATTAA
- a CDS encoding Crp/Fnr family transcriptional regulator: MFKDKDKDEILELFKGYNYQLINFNKNDIVALEYEPCNKIGLIISGIIDIKRMLSSNNTIHLSSLSSGSLFGEVIAFSDINIYPATVISSTSSEIMFINKIDFIKFCTDNTTFLNCFLNDLTNKIITLNKSITTLSLTSIRQKISNFLLNEYKVQGSIFIKLNMTKQKLSEILGIPRPSLSRELINMKELGIIDYSRDFIKILDKKKLEDLLTQ, translated from the coding sequence ATGTTTAAAGATAAAGATAAGGATGAAATATTAGAACTATTTAAAGGATATAATTATCAGTTAATTAACTTTAATAAAAATGATATTGTAGCACTAGAATATGAACCTTGTAATAAAATTGGTTTAATTATCTCTGGTATTATTGATATCAAACGAATGTTATCTAGCAATAATACTATTCACTTATCGTCTCTTTCATCTGGAAGTTTATTTGGTGAAGTAATAGCTTTTTCTGATATAAATATATACCCAGCAACGGTTATATCAAGCACCTCAAGTGAAATTATGTTTATAAATAAAATTGATTTTATAAAATTTTGTACTGATAATACTACTTTTCTTAATTGTTTTTTAAATGATTTAACTAATAAAATAATCACTCTCAATAAATCTATAACAACATTATCATTAACTAGTATACGTCAGAAAATTAGTAACTTTTTACTTAATGAGTATAAAGTACAGGGAAGTATATTTATAAAACTTAATATGACCAAACAAAAGTTATCTGAAATTTTAGGTATTCCTAGACCATCTCTATCTAGAGAGCTTATAAATATGAAAGAGCTTGGAATAATCGATTACTCTAGAGATTTTATAAAAATATTAGATAAAAAAAAGTTAGAAGATTTACTAACTCAATAA